In Actinomycetota bacterium, a genomic segment contains:
- a CDS encoding MaoC family dehydratase N-terminal domain-containing protein — MALNPEFIGRTYPAGPSYVVGREKIREFARAVGDDNPAYLDPEAAQALGYPDVIAPPTFAIVLSLDAANAALFDPELGLDYSRVVHGEQSFSYTRPICAGDELIVTTVIENIRSMAGNDMVTTKGIITTVDGEPVATATSMLVSRGEDA, encoded by the coding sequence ATGGCGCTGAATCCGGAGTTCATCGGGCGGACCTATCCAGCAGGCCCCTCCTACGTGGTTGGCCGCGAGAAGATCCGCGAATTCGCGCGCGCGGTGGGTGACGATAACCCTGCCTATCTTGACCCGGAGGCGGCCCAGGCCTTGGGCTACCCCGATGTCATCGCGCCGCCGACTTTTGCGATTGTGCTCTCGCTGGATGCAGCAAACGCCGCGCTCTTTGATCCCGAACTTGGTCTGGACTACTCGCGCGTGGTGCATGGCGAACAGTCCTTCTCCTACACCCGACCGATCTGTGCAGGCGATGAACTCATCGTCACGACCGTGATCGAAAACATCCGCTCAATGGCGGGCAACGACATGGTCACCACCAAGGGCATCATCACCACAGTCGACGGTGAGCCCGTTGCAACGGCAACTTCAATGCTGGTCTCACGCGGTGAAGACGCATGA
- a CDS encoding MaoC family dehydratase: protein MSVNFDSVAVGTELPPAQYSLTRLTLVKYAGASGDFNTIHWNERIAVEVGLPNVIAHGMLTMAEAVRVVTDWVGDPGAVIEYGVRFTRPVIVVNDDEGAVLSVSAKITELLEDRCVKIAITCKSQDQTVLGRAQAIVRLA from the coding sequence ATGAGCGTGAACTTCGACAGCGTGGCTGTGGGTACCGAACTGCCGCCGGCGCAGTACTCCCTTACTCGACTGACATTGGTGAAGTACGCAGGCGCCTCCGGAGACTTCAACACCATTCACTGGAATGAGCGCATCGCAGTTGAAGTGGGTCTGCCCAATGTGATCGCGCACGGGATGCTCACCATGGCGGAGGCCGTGCGGGTCGTCACCGACTGGGTTGGGGATCCAGGCGCTGTCATTGAGTACGGCGTGCGCTTCACGCGCCCGGTCATCGTGGTAAATGACGACGAAGGCGCGGTGCTTTCAGTTTCAGCCAAGATCACCGAGCTTCTCGAGGATCGCTGCGTGAAGATCGCCATCACATGCAAGAGCCAGGATCAAACAGTGCTGGGCCGGGCTCAGGCGATCGTCCGTCTTGCCTAG
- a CDS encoding UDP-N-acetylmuramate dehydrogenase, translating into MRLAEHTTLRVGGNATASLVVTTEAALIEAVRQADVTGTPVLLLGGGSNLLVADEGFAGLVIQTKVRGIHHQDIGDLVFVTAACGEPWDSFVSVCLSSGAHGLEALSGIPGDVGATPIQNVGAYGVEVGNLIASVRVWDREVQEQRDLSPQECGFTYRGSIFKEHPDRWVVLAVTFALARTGLSRIMYDQLAELLDLDVGDTALPSRIRESVVRLRRSKGMVLDETDYDTWSAGSFFTNPIVSPEVERTLPADCPRYPASSGAKLSAAWLIQHAGVDPGFGLNERARISTKHSLALTNRGEANAADILELAKHVRERVLSTFAIELKPEVRLVGCTLD; encoded by the coding sequence ATGCGGCTCGCTGAACACACCACCCTGCGTGTGGGCGGAAATGCCACTGCCTCGCTGGTCGTCACGACCGAGGCGGCGCTCATTGAAGCCGTTCGTCAGGCAGACGTCACGGGTACGCCAGTGCTGCTGCTCGGTGGCGGCAGCAATTTGCTGGTAGCCGACGAAGGCTTTGCTGGACTTGTCATTCAAACCAAGGTGCGTGGCATCCACCATCAGGACATTGGTGATCTGGTTTTCGTGACTGCAGCTTGCGGTGAGCCCTGGGATAGCTTCGTTTCGGTCTGTCTGAGTTCTGGCGCTCACGGACTCGAAGCGCTCTCGGGAATTCCAGGTGACGTCGGCGCAACACCAATTCAAAACGTTGGTGCCTATGGCGTTGAAGTAGGCAATCTGATTGCGAGCGTTCGGGTGTGGGACCGCGAAGTGCAGGAGCAACGAGATCTGTCCCCGCAAGAGTGCGGGTTCACCTACCGCGGCAGCATCTTCAAGGAGCACCCTGATCGTTGGGTCGTTCTTGCTGTCACCTTTGCCCTTGCCCGAACCGGCTTGAGTCGCATCATGTACGACCAGCTCGCCGAACTGCTGGATCTGGATGTCGGCGATACCGCACTGCCGTCGCGCATCCGCGAATCTGTTGTGCGACTGCGTCGGTCCAAGGGCATGGTGCTTGATGAAACTGACTACGACACGTGGAGCGCTGGGTCCTTCTTCACCAATCCGATCGTGTCACCCGAAGTTGAACGCACCTTGCCAGCGGATTGTCCGCGCTATCCAGCTTCATCTGGCGCCAAGCTCAGTGCGGCATGGCTCATCCAGCATGCGGGAGTTGACCCTGGTTTCGGTCTCAATGAGCGTGCCCGCATTTCGACAAAGCACTCATTGGCCCTGACCAATCGTGGTGAAGCAAATGCGGCAGACATCCTTGAACTCGCGAAGCATGTGCGCGAACGAGTCCTGTCGACATTTGCAATCGAACTCAAGCCTGAGGTGCGCCTTGTTGGGTGCACACTGGACTAG